A genomic segment from Mucilaginibacter terrenus encodes:
- a CDS encoding ABC transporter ATP-binding protein: protein MPLKDRPPVKAIPTLTLKERLAALRSLPAFFRLVYQTSPGMTLVNVLLRFIRSALPLLILYVGKLIIDQVVLATKTSGTSPHPYIWELVGLEFGLVIFNDVLGRAITLFDSLLGDLFSNHTSVKIMNHAATLDLDQFEDAVFYDKLERARQQTVGRTILLSQVMSQVQDLITMGFLAAGLMAFNPWLILLLLVTILPAFLGESYFNDQTYALSRRQTPERRELDYLRYLGASDETAKEVKMFDLSAFIIDRFKVLSNKFYFDNRRIAIQRSAWGTGFALLGSLGYYGAYVYIIARTVSGHITLGELTFLAGSFRQLRSLLEAILTRFTAVSQGAVYLQDFFEFFDIQPKIHPPANPLPFPNPVIQGFTFEDVGFKYIHSERWANRHLSFTLHPGEKLALVGENGAGKTTLVKLLARLYDPTEGRILLDGRDLKEYDLTELRLNIGIIFQDYLRYQMTFSQNIATGNIAHKENAELIKAAAKQSLADELAQRLPGGYNQMLGKRFFEGVELSGGEWQKVAVARAYLRDAQLLILDEPTSALDARAEFEVFERFAELTKGRMAVLISHRFSTVRMADRILVLQQGQIAEVGNHQELLAKGGRYAELFNLQAAGYK from the coding sequence ATGCCTTTAAAAGACCGTCCGCCTGTAAAAGCTATTCCTACACTAACCCTTAAGGAACGGCTGGCAGCATTGCGCAGCTTGCCTGCATTTTTCAGGCTGGTTTATCAAACGAGTCCGGGTATGACGCTGGTAAACGTCTTACTGCGTTTTATACGATCTGCCCTGCCGTTGCTTATCCTGTATGTAGGTAAGCTCATTATAGACCAGGTGGTGCTGGCCACAAAGACGAGCGGGACCAGCCCACACCCGTATATATGGGAACTTGTCGGGCTGGAGTTTGGCCTGGTAATTTTTAATGATGTACTTGGGCGCGCAATTACGCTGTTTGACAGTTTGCTTGGCGATCTCTTTTCTAACCATACCTCTGTAAAGATCATGAACCACGCGGCCACGCTGGACCTAGACCAGTTTGAGGACGCGGTTTTTTACGATAAACTTGAAAGGGCGCGACAGCAAACCGTTGGCCGGACAATACTGCTTTCGCAGGTAATGAGCCAGGTGCAGGACCTGATCACTATGGGCTTTCTTGCTGCCGGGTTAATGGCTTTTAATCCCTGGCTTATTCTGTTGCTGCTCGTAACCATACTCCCGGCGTTCTTGGGCGAATCTTATTTTAACGACCAGACTTACGCGCTCAGTAGGCGACAAACGCCCGAGCGCCGTGAACTGGACTACCTGCGCTACCTGGGTGCCAGTGATGAGACTGCAAAAGAAGTGAAGATGTTTGATCTTTCGGCATTTATCATCGATAGATTTAAGGTTCTTTCTAACAAGTTTTATTTCGATAATAGGCGCATTGCTATTCAGCGATCTGCCTGGGGTACCGGGTTTGCTTTGCTGGGTAGTTTAGGCTACTACGGCGCTTACGTGTACATTATTGCGCGTACGGTTAGCGGGCACATTACCTTGGGAGAACTTACCTTCTTGGCAGGCTCATTCAGGCAGCTGCGTTCTTTGCTCGAGGCGATACTTACCCGTTTTACCGCCGTATCGCAAGGCGCGGTTTATCTGCAAGACTTTTTTGAGTTCTTTGATATTCAGCCGAAGATCCATCCTCCTGCCAATCCGCTGCCATTTCCTAATCCAGTTATACAGGGCTTTACTTTCGAGGATGTTGGCTTTAAATACATCCACTCTGAACGCTGGGCCAACCGGCATTTAAGCTTTACCCTGCACCCCGGAGAAAAACTGGCGTTGGTAGGCGAAAATGGTGCGGGCAAAACCACCCTGGTTAAGCTGCTTGCCCGGCTTTACGACCCGACTGAAGGACGGATTTTACTTGATGGCCGCGACCTTAAGGAGTACGATCTTACCGAGCTTAGGCTCAACATAGGCATCATCTTTCAGGATTACCTGCGGTACCAGATGACGTTCTCACAAAATATTGCTACAGGTAACATCGCCCATAAAGAAAATGCAGAGCTGATAAAAGCAGCTGCGAAACAAAGCCTGGCCGATGAGCTGGCGCAAAGGCTGCCGGGCGGCTACAATCAAATGCTTGGTAAACGCTTTTTCGAGGGTGTAGAACTCTCGGGCGGTGAGTGGCAAAAGGTGGCCGTTGCCAGGGCGTATCTGCGTGACGCGCAGTTACTGATACTTGATGAACCAACTTCCGCTTTGGACGCACGGGCAGAGTTTGAGGTATTTGAACGGTTTGCAGAACTTACGAAAGGACGTATGGCAGTGCTTATCTCGCATCGTTTTTCTACCGTCCGCATGGCCGACCGCATCCTGGTACTCCAGCAAGGGCAGATTGCAGAAGTTGGGAACCATCAGGAACTGTTGGCAAAAGGCGGCCGTTATGCAGAGCTGTTTAATTTGCAGGCGGCGGGGTATAAGTAA
- a CDS encoding prolyl oligopeptidase family serine peptidase codes for MKKLLLVTTIISASMAANAQTKFDPPKTKAIPVVDTLHNVVLTDNYRWLEDKKDEKVIEWTQKQHDYGVEYLAKTQKVHAGLQEQIAAYINMDYEGPLNNVGKRVFQTVKLKGDKQSKTYTILNGKKILIWDPVQLDSTGKTSTTGINYTYDGERAAVNAQKSGAEVNTVYFIDTRTGKQLLPPLHNIFGFQWTRDQQHAYITLRSQEDVDKQNPLKTYLLKVGDPVEKAVFIGTVADAKNSYYIYDNRYSDVTFSGESDFYSNTLKIRPTGSAKEGKQIYSSKKFAAYPDAIGDKLYIMTNDNAPNYKLMIADKAQPDYKYWKTLIPEGKTVMENCVVTKNSIIVQDKLDLVSRLTIYDLNGKKLRAMPLPEKGSIGSVSYDRELDSVYISLVTFTSTPKTYVASPKEYKWRLFYQRHLPVDMSNIVGEIKFYNSKDGTRVPVFVVHRKDIKLDGNNPVLLTAYGGFQSGIKPGYMGFYAPFINAGGILVEPGIRGGDEFGEQWHLDGMLAKKQNCFDDFYACAEWLVKEKYTNTTRIVAMGGSNGGLLMGAAATQRPDLFKAIVCQVPLLDMLRYHKFLIARYWIPEYGAAEDTEQFQWLLRYSPYHNIRAGVNIPPMLVTSGANDTRVDPMNAKKFVAAVQNNPGQVSPVILHMDFDSGHGSGQSTEQSIKNWTFTFEYVMNQLGM; via the coding sequence ATGAAAAAGCTTCTGCTTGTTACTACCATTATATCTGCTTCTATGGCCGCAAACGCCCAAACTAAATTCGATCCGCCTAAAACCAAAGCCATTCCCGTCGTTGACACCCTGCACAACGTTGTCCTTACTGATAACTACCGCTGGCTGGAAGACAAGAAAGATGAAAAAGTTATAGAGTGGACCCAAAAACAACATGATTATGGTGTTGAATACCTGGCCAAAACTCAAAAGGTACATGCAGGCCTGCAGGAACAAATAGCAGCTTACATCAACATGGACTATGAAGGCCCGCTGAACAATGTGGGCAAACGCGTTTTCCAAACGGTAAAACTTAAAGGCGATAAACAATCTAAAACCTACACCATTCTTAATGGTAAAAAGATATTGATCTGGGATCCGGTACAGCTGGACAGTACGGGTAAGACGTCTACTACCGGCATCAATTATACTTATGATGGTGAGCGCGCCGCGGTAAACGCGCAAAAAAGTGGTGCCGAAGTAAACACAGTATATTTTATTGATACCCGCACAGGCAAGCAGCTATTGCCGCCCTTACATAACATTTTCGGCTTTCAATGGACGCGTGACCAGCAGCATGCCTATATTACCCTGCGCAGCCAGGAAGATGTAGACAAGCAAAATCCGCTTAAAACCTATTTGCTGAAGGTGGGCGATCCGGTTGAGAAAGCCGTGTTTATAGGTACCGTAGCCGACGCCAAGAACAGCTACTACATTTACGATAACCGCTACAGCGATGTTACCTTCAGCGGCGAAAGTGACTTTTACTCAAACACACTTAAAATACGCCCCACCGGCAGCGCTAAAGAAGGAAAGCAGATATACAGCAGCAAAAAGTTTGCGGCATACCCGGATGCCATTGGCGATAAGTTGTACATAATGACAAATGACAATGCGCCGAACTACAAACTCATGATAGCCGACAAGGCGCAGCCAGATTACAAATACTGGAAAACTCTTATACCTGAAGGCAAAACAGTAATGGAAAATTGCGTAGTAACTAAGAACAGCATTATTGTACAAGATAAGCTGGACTTGGTGAGCCGTCTTACTATCTATGACCTAAACGGTAAAAAGCTGCGTGCTATGCCCCTGCCCGAAAAAGGCAGCATCGGCAGCGTTAGTTACGACCGGGAGTTAGATTCTGTTTATATATCGCTTGTAACGTTTACTTCCACACCAAAAACTTACGTTGCCTCGCCGAAAGAATACAAGTGGCGCTTGTTCTATCAAAGGCATTTACCTGTGGATATGAGCAATATTGTTGGTGAAATAAAATTCTACAATTCCAAGGATGGCACACGTGTGCCTGTGTTTGTGGTGCACCGTAAAGACATTAAGCTGGATGGTAACAATCCCGTATTGCTTACTGCTTACGGAGGTTTTCAGTCGGGCATAAAGCCGGGCTATATGGGTTTTTATGCGCCCTTCATTAATGCTGGTGGTATTTTGGTTGAGCCGGGTATACGCGGTGGCGACGAGTTTGGCGAACAATGGCACCTGGATGGCATGCTGGCTAAAAAGCAAAACTGCTTTGACGATTTTTATGCCTGTGCCGAGTGGCTGGTAAAAGAAAAGTACACCAACACCACCAGGATTGTAGCCATGGGCGGCAGCAACGGTGGTTTGCTGATGGGTGCTGCGGCAACCCAGCGCCCTGACCTGTTTAAAGCCATTGTGTGCCAGGTTCCTTTATTAGATATGCTACGATACCATAAGTTCCTGATAGCACGCTACTGGATACCTGAATATGGTGCAGCTGAAGATACTGAGCAATTTCAATGGTTACTGCGTTATTCGCCATACCACAATATACGGGCAGGTGTGAACATCCCTCCTATGCTGGTAACCTCCGGCGCTAACGATACACGCGTGGACCCAATGAACGCCAAGAAGTTTGTGGCAGCTGTACAAAACAACCCGGGCCAGGTAAGCCCGGTTATTCTTCACATGGATTTTGACAGCGGCCATGGCAGCGGGCAAAGCACCGAGCAATCCATCAAAAACTGGACATTTACGTTTGAGTATGTAATGAACCAGCTAGGAATGTAA
- a CDS encoding MFS transporter — protein sequence MEQQQAVPFTRYQKFVIFILAITGFTVILDFMVMSPLGDMLMKSLNLKPAAFSVAVSAYAFSAGLSGLLAAGFADKFDRKKLLLFFYSGFIIGTIFCGFAESYPALLAARIITGLFGGVIGSISMAIITDIFALQQRGRVMGFTQMGFGASQVLGVPISIYIATLWRWEAPFWMVAAISLLIFIAIAVYLKPLTAHLAIQQDRSAFKHLWHTVAKSNYRVGFAATALMSIGGYMMMPFGSAFAVNNLGVSYDQLTILLMVAGISGLIVMPMIGKMSDKKDKFTIYAIASVWMMIMCVLYTNLGRTPLWQVVIFNVLMMMGIMSRMVPAGALVSAIPEMSDRGAFMSINASMQQIAGGVGAVISGSIVVQASKGSPLQHYNWVGYAIVLISVVSIFLLRRVDNLTKKKRSNDKVVIPEATAVHEAL from the coding sequence ATGGAACAACAACAAGCGGTACCATTTACAAGGTACCAAAAATTCGTAATATTTATATTAGCTATAACCGGCTTTACAGTTATACTCGATTTTATGGTAATGTCGCCGCTGGGCGATATGCTCATGAAATCACTCAACCTTAAACCTGCTGCGTTTAGTGTGGCTGTATCTGCGTATGCTTTCAGCGCGGGTCTGTCCGGCTTGCTGGCAGCCGGTTTTGCAGACAAATTCGACCGCAAAAAGCTCCTGCTGTTTTTTTACAGTGGATTTATTATCGGCACTATATTCTGCGGTTTTGCAGAGTCGTACCCTGCGTTGTTGGCCGCCCGCATCATAACTGGGTTATTTGGTGGTGTTATCGGCTCTATATCTATGGCTATTATAACTGACATTTTCGCGTTACAGCAGCGTGGACGCGTGATGGGCTTTACACAGATGGGGTTTGGTGCAAGCCAGGTATTGGGCGTGCCTATCAGCATTTATATTGCTACACTTTGGCGCTGGGAGGCACCTTTCTGGATGGTTGCTGCAATAAGCCTGCTTATCTTTATCGCGATTGCTGTTTACCTGAAGCCGCTTACCGCGCATTTAGCTATCCAGCAGGACAGGTCGGCCTTTAAACATTTGTGGCATACTGTAGCCAAAAGCAACTACCGTGTTGGCTTTGCAGCTACAGCCCTTATGTCTATAGGCGGTTACATGATGATGCCTTTTGGAAGCGCATTCGCGGTGAATAACCTGGGTGTTAGCTACGATCAGCTTACCATATTGCTAATGGTTGCCGGCATAAGCGGCCTTATAGTAATGCCGATGATAGGCAAAATGAGCGATAAGAAAGATAAATTCACCATATACGCTATCGCATCCGTTTGGATGATGATCATGTGTGTGCTTTATACGAATCTAGGTCGTACCCCTTTGTGGCAAGTGGTTATATTTAACGTATTGATGATGATGGGTATAATGAGCCGTATGGTTCCTGCCGGAGCCCTTGTGAGCGCTATACCAGAGATGAGCGATCGTGGTGCTTTCATGAGCATAAACGCCTCTATGCAGCAAATAGCTGGTGGTGTTGGCGCGGTTATCAGTGGTTCAATTGTAGTACAGGCATCTAAGGGAAGCCCATTGCAACACTACAATTGGGTTGGTTATGCCATAGTACTGATCTCGGTAGTGAGCATCTTCTTATTGAGAAGAGTAGATAATCTTACTAAAAAGAAAAGATCAAACGATAAAGTAGTAATACCGGAAGCAACAGCGGTTCACGAGGCGCTATAG
- a CDS encoding TetR/AcrR family transcriptional regulator: MNEYSFIFAIAMRSRNIDKEQLVKQKAIELIVNNGLEGFSMNKLAKACNISVATLYIYYQDRDDLIINIAADGGSLFSEALIRDFDPEMSFEEGLRVQWINRYRFMKEHPQLNMFFDQLRSSSYQEKFLTGFLQDFKQVMSKFMHNIIERGEIEKMPFECYWSIAFSPLYSLARFDYEGQSLGGMPFKMTDEVLWKTFEMVIKALKK; the protein is encoded by the coding sequence ATGAATGAATATTCATTTATCTTTGCAATAGCTATGCGGTCCAGAAATATCGACAAAGAACAACTTGTAAAGCAAAAAGCCATTGAGCTGATCGTAAATAACGGCTTGGAAGGCTTTAGCATGAATAAGCTAGCTAAAGCCTGCAACATCTCTGTAGCTACCTTATACATCTATTACCAAGACCGGGACGACCTAATCATCAACATAGCCGCTGATGGAGGTTCACTTTTCAGCGAAGCCTTGATACGCGACTTCGACCCCGAGATGTCTTTTGAAGAAGGTTTGCGCGTACAATGGATAAACCGTTACCGCTTTATGAAAGAGCATCCTCAGCTAAATATGTTTTTTGATCAGTTGCGCAGTTCAAGCTACCAGGAAAAGTTTTTGACAGGTTTTCTTCAGGACTTTAAACAGGTAATGAGCAAGTTCATGCACAATATTATAGAACGAGGCGAAATAGAAAAGATGCCGTTTGAATGTTACTGGTCCATTGCGTTTTCGCCGCTTTACTCGCTTGCCAGATTTGACTATGAAGGCCAAAGCCTCGGCGGGATGCCTTTTAAAATGACTGACGAGGTGCTTTGGAAGACATTTGAAATGGTTATAAAAGCTTTAAAAAAGTAG
- a CDS encoding MFS transporter, whose protein sequence is MADDTDKKTKVDSFAALRYKDFRSYVGMRFFFTFAYQMQTTVLGFYIYELTHSKIALAFIGLAEAVPAVGIALYGGYVADKYEKRKMLLLIFSGVCLAALTMFLVTLNNMHSYIHPGWILPVLYAMIFCNGVARAFYGPATFTIYAESIPKELYPNGSTWSSSTWQIASILGPFVGGFVYGFAPHIIKGLSGITATFGIILLFMLISLILVYRLRKFPPVFVPKENIWKSLKEGLNFVFTNKIMFYAMSLDLFSVFFGGAVALLPVFALDILHVGAEGLGVMRMASSLGAALTMLIMVRFSPVTRPWRNLLIAVAGFGVAIIGFGLSREFYLSLAFLFMQGSFDSVSVIIRGTLMQLLTPDQMRGRVSAVNSMFIGSSNEIGDFESGMAAKLFGTIPAVIFGGSMTLLIVTITFLKTKKLIPLSLQEIQAPQIAQNS, encoded by the coding sequence GTGGCTGACGATACAGACAAAAAAACAAAGGTGGACTCCTTTGCCGCTCTACGCTATAAAGATTTCCGCTCTTACGTTGGCATGCGCTTCTTTTTCACGTTTGCGTATCAAATGCAAACAACGGTGCTTGGCTTCTATATTTACGAGCTAACACACAGCAAAATTGCCCTGGCTTTTATCGGTCTTGCAGAAGCAGTTCCCGCAGTTGGCATAGCGCTTTACGGTGGTTATGTGGCTGATAAATATGAAAAGCGTAAAATGTTGCTGTTGATATTTTCGGGGGTATGTTTGGCCGCACTTACCATGTTCTTGGTTACGCTTAACAACATGCACAGCTACATTCATCCCGGCTGGATCTTGCCCGTACTATATGCTATGATATTTTGCAATGGTGTGGCTCGTGCTTTTTACGGACCGGCAACCTTTACTATCTACGCGGAAAGTATTCCAAAGGAGCTTTATCCTAACGGTAGTACCTGGAGCAGCTCTACCTGGCAAATAGCATCTATACTTGGTCCTTTTGTTGGAGGCTTTGTTTACGGCTTTGCGCCACATATTATTAAAGGGTTAAGCGGCATAACTGCAACCTTCGGCATAATCTTGTTGTTTATGCTTATCTCTTTAATACTTGTGTACAGGCTTCGTAAGTTTCCGCCGGTATTTGTACCAAAAGAAAACATCTGGAAAAGCCTTAAAGAAGGCCTCAATTTTGTATTCACCAATAAGATCATGTTTTACGCCATGAGCCTGGATCTTTTTTCTGTGTTCTTTGGCGGAGCGGTGGCTTTATTACCAGTATTCGCATTGGATATACTGCATGTAGGTGCCGAAGGTCTTGGTGTAATGCGTATGGCTTCGTCTCTTGGTGCTGCGCTTACAATGCTCATTATGGTTCGCTTCTCTCCCGTTACACGGCCATGGCGAAATCTGCTGATAGCAGTTGCAGGCTTTGGAGTTGCTATAATTGGCTTTGGCTTGTCGCGTGAGTTTTACCTATCCCTGGCCTTTTTGTTTATGCAAGGTAGCTTCGATAGTGTGAGTGTGATTATAAGAGGTACGCTAATGCAGCTGCTTACACCTGATCAGATGCGTGGACGGGTATCTGCCGTAAACTCTATGTTTATTGGTTCATCAAACGAAATCGGCGATTTTGAGTCTGGCATGGCGGCAAAGCTATTTGGAACTATACCTGCGGTAATATTTGGCGGAAGCATGACCCTGCTGATCGTAACAATTACTTTTTTAAAAACCAAAAAACTTATTCCACTTTCGCTACAAGAAATACAAGCCCCTCAAATTGCACAAAACTCTTAA
- a CDS encoding M20/M25/M40 family metallo-hydrolase translates to MKKFFSAILLLSVVTSVKAQDSVTIRKFFDEALVNGQSYENLRYLCKKIGPRLSGSANAQKSVEWSKKLMDSYGFDKVYLQEVMVPHWVRGAKEQGFIIDGKTRIPVPIAALGMSVATPKDGVTATIVEVKSLKELETLGESVVKGKIVFFNGPFDQRYIETGEGYGAAGVQRFAGPSAAAKLGAVGAIVRSITPALDDYPHTGGTVYEEGGRKIPAAAISTLAANKLSNMLRLRKLPQIKFFFKQNCELLPDVRSYNVIGEITGTEKPNKIITVGGHLDSWDLAEGAHDDGTGVMQSVEVLRIFKAVGYKPKNTVRAVFFMNEENGHKGGLKYAEVAAQNKEDHLVALETDEGGFTPRGFSFQGVTAAKLKDINNNFKSLLEPYEADRLVSGGGGTDIGPLKETIPSIVLMGFRPDSQRYFDIHHTPNDVFENVNKRELELGAASIAAMVYLIDQHGL, encoded by the coding sequence ATGAAGAAGTTCTTCTCCGCTATTCTCTTACTTTCTGTTGTAACATCTGTTAAAGCTCAGGACTCCGTTACCATACGTAAATTTTTTGACGAAGCTTTGGTAAACGGTCAATCTTACGAGAACCTACGTTATTTGTGCAAAAAGATAGGTCCGCGGTTAAGTGGTTCTGCTAACGCGCAAAAGTCGGTAGAATGGAGCAAAAAGCTAATGGACAGTTACGGCTTCGATAAAGTTTACCTCCAGGAGGTTATGGTGCCGCATTGGGTACGCGGCGCCAAAGAGCAAGGCTTTATCATTGATGGCAAAACACGCATACCTGTACCTATAGCTGCGTTGGGGATGTCTGTTGCAACGCCCAAGGACGGAGTAACCGCAACGATTGTTGAAGTAAAAAGCCTAAAGGAACTTGAGACACTTGGAGAAAGTGTTGTAAAGGGTAAAATAGTCTTCTTTAACGGGCCGTTTGATCAGCGATATATAGAGACTGGTGAAGGTTACGGAGCAGCGGGTGTTCAACGGTTTGCCGGTCCTTCTGCAGCGGCTAAGTTGGGCGCAGTTGGCGCTATTGTGCGTTCTATCACCCCTGCGCTAGACGATTACCCGCACACCGGCGGAACCGTTTATGAAGAAGGCGGCCGTAAAATACCGGCAGCAGCAATATCAACCCTTGCAGCTAACAAGCTGAGCAATATGCTTAGGCTTCGCAAGCTGCCACAGATTAAATTCTTCTTTAAGCAAAATTGCGAGTTGCTACCTGATGTAAGATCGTACAATGTAATAGGCGAAATCACGGGAACTGAAAAACCTAATAAAATCATAACCGTAGGAGGCCATTTGGATTCGTGGGACCTGGCAGAAGGTGCTCATGATGATGGTACCGGCGTAATGCAGTCAGTAGAAGTGCTCAGGATATTTAAAGCTGTAGGCTATAAACCTAAGAACACCGTACGGGCAGTATTTTTTATGAATGAAGAAAACGGACATAAAGGGGGGTTAAAGTATGCGGAAGTTGCCGCTCAAAACAAAGAAGACCACCTTGTAGCTTTAGAAACAGATGAGGGCGGATTCACGCCACGCGGCTTTAGCTTCCAGGGGGTAACTGCAGCCAAGCTAAAGGACATCAATAACAACTTCAAATCACTTTTAGAACCTTACGAAGCAGACCGGCTTGTTTCAGGTGGTGGCGGTACAGATATTGGCCCGCTTAAAGAAACCATCCCTTCAATTGTTCTTATGGGATTCAGACCAGACTCCCAGCGCTATTTTGATATTCATCATACTCCTAATGACGTTTTTGAAAATGTAAATAAACGCGAGCTGGAACTTGGTGCAGCATCTATAGCGGCAATGGTATATCTTATAGACCAGCACGGGCTGTAA
- the recG gene encoding ATP-dependent DNA helicase RecG gives MNSQHFQTPVEYLKGVGLARAEVLKKELGIFIFEDLLKHFPYKYIDRTRFYKIRDINPEMPYVQVLARLVSKEVLGEKHTKRLVVQAKDDTGYIELVWFQGIKWIEKTLVPGKVYVLFGKPGSFNGKPQMAHPEVEIYSSKEFKQKGNLTLQPAYNSTEKLKQFSLDSKGLQKLISSLLDMHAKDIQENLPLYILNKFKLAGRAESYKNIHFPDNQTQLNEATYRLKFEELFFLQLKLLKNKLLRTQKFKGNVFASVGHYFNDFYSNKLPFELTDAQKRVLKEIRIDTQRGVQMNRLLQGDVGSGKTVVALMSMLIAIDNGFQACIMAPTEILANQHYQTISSLIGDKFLEIALLTGSVPQKKRKIIHEKLENGSLKILIGTHALIEDKVQYQNLGLVVIDEQHRFGVEQRAKLWRKNIIPPHVLVMTATPIPRTLAMTLYGDLDVSVIDQLPAGRKPIETRHYYEAQRLRMFGMMKQEITKGRQIYVVYPLIEESEKLDLKSLMDGVEIMSREFPLPQYRISVVHGRLSAADKDFEMQRFIKSETHIMVATTVIEVGVNVPNASVMVIENAERFGLSQLHQLRGRVGRGAEQSFCILMSKDKLSNDGRVRLNTMVKTNNGFEIAEIDMQLRGPGNIEGTQQSGVLDLKVADLATDQQLLIQARQCVEDIFARDPQLALPEHHILQAAFQSKNAGLSWDKIS, from the coding sequence TTGAACAGCCAGCACTTTCAAACTCCGGTTGAGTATTTAAAAGGAGTAGGCCTTGCCCGTGCCGAAGTGTTAAAAAAAGAGTTAGGCATCTTCATTTTTGAAGACCTGCTTAAGCACTTCCCTTATAAATATATTGACAGAACCCGTTTTTACAAGATAAGGGACATTAATCCGGAAATGCCTTATGTACAAGTGCTTGCAAGATTGGTAAGCAAGGAAGTACTTGGAGAGAAACATACAAAGAGGCTGGTGGTGCAAGCCAAAGACGATACCGGGTATATAGAACTGGTATGGTTCCAGGGAATAAAATGGATTGAGAAAACGCTGGTACCCGGCAAAGTTTACGTTCTATTTGGAAAGCCTGGATCTTTCAATGGAAAGCCACAGATGGCTCACCCGGAAGTGGAAATATACTCATCAAAGGAGTTTAAACAAAAGGGCAATCTTACCCTGCAGCCTGCATATAATTCTACAGAAAAGCTTAAACAATTTAGCCTTGACAGCAAGGGCCTGCAAAAGCTAATTAGTTCTTTGCTTGACATGCATGCGAAGGACATTCAAGAGAATCTTCCGCTGTATATTCTTAACAAATTTAAGCTTGCTGGTCGTGCAGAGAGCTACAAGAACATCCACTTTCCGGACAATCAAACCCAGCTTAATGAGGCAACTTACCGCCTGAAGTTTGAAGAACTCTTCTTCCTGCAATTAAAACTACTTAAGAACAAACTATTACGCACTCAAAAATTCAAAGGGAACGTCTTCGCGAGTGTTGGGCACTATTTCAATGACTTCTACAGCAACAAACTTCCTTTTGAACTTACCGACGCTCAAAAAAGAGTTCTAAAAGAAATTCGCATCGATACGCAGCGGGGCGTACAAATGAACCGCTTGCTGCAGGGTGATGTGGGCAGTGGTAAAACTGTTGTTGCATTAATGAGCATGCTGATAGCTATAGACAACGGGTTTCAGGCATGCATAATGGCACCTACCGAAATTTTGGCGAACCAGCACTATCAAACTATTAGCTCGCTTATAGGAGATAAGTTCCTGGAAATTGCATTGCTGACAGGATCCGTCCCACAAAAAAAACGTAAGATTATCCATGAGAAGCTGGAAAATGGCAGCCTAAAAATACTGATAGGTACGCATGCCCTAATAGAAGACAAAGTACAATATCAAAATTTGGGGCTGGTAGTAATTGATGAGCAGCACCGTTTCGGTGTAGAACAACGGGCAAAGCTCTGGCGAAAAAACATCATTCCTCCCCATGTATTGGTAATGACAGCTACCCCTATCCCCCGTACGCTTGCAATGACGCTGTATGGCGATTTGGACGTGTCTGTCATAGATCAACTGCCCGCCGGCCGCAAGCCGATAGAGACTCGCCACTATTATGAAGCCCAGCGTCTTCGCATGTTTGGCATGATGAAGCAGGAAATCACAAAAGGTCGACAGATTTATGTGGTATACCCGTTAATTGAGGAGAGTGAGAAACTGGATTTGAAAAGCCTTATGGATGGGGTGGAAATCATGTCCCGCGAATTTCCTTTGCCACAGTACCGCATTAGCGTGGTACACGGCAGGCTATCTGCTGCCGATAAAGACTTTGAAATGCAACGCTTTATAAAGAGCGAAACGCATATAATGGTGGCTACTACAGTTATTGAAGTAGGCGTAAATGTGCCTAATGCCTCGGTTATGGTTATTGAAAATGCCGAACGTTTTGGGCTGTCTCAACTGCATCAGTTGCGCGGGCGTGTTGGTAGAGGAGCCGAGCAGTCGTTTTGTATATTAATGAGCAAAGATAAGCTTAGCAACGATGGCCGTGTACGCCTTAACACCATGGTAAAAACGAACAACGGATTTGAAATTGCCGAAATTGACATGCAGTTGCGTGGTCCGGGCAATATTGAAGGCACGCAGCAAAGCGGCGTGCTCGACCTTAAAGTAGCCGATCTGGCTACGGATCAGCAGTTGCTAATTCAAGCCCGACAGTGTGTGGAAGACATCTTTGCCCGAGACCCTCAGCTCGCCTTACCCGAGCACCACATATTACAAGCTGCTTTTCAGTCAAAAAATGCTGGTTTAAGTTGGGATAAGATTTCCTGA